Part of the Pseudomonadota bacterium genome is shown below.
TGCTCGTCACGATTTCATTACCACAAATCACTACCGGATTTTCAGCACGGAGTATACGCTCAGCAACACTGGCCAATGCCTCTACTGACGGCCTATTCCGCGTATCTATACGAGTTATCGAACCAATTTCAATTCCGGCTTTGTGGTTTAGAATATCACCGGGCAAAGATAGGAAAACGGGGCCAGTGGGTGGCGTTAAAGCAATCTTAGCGGCACGATGTATAATACGTGGCATGTCTTCTAGGCGAGTAATCTCGGTAGCCCATTTAACCAAAGGCGCTGCCATTGGCACCAACGGGTCGTAAAGCAACGGCTCTGTCAAGCCGTGTCCTAGTTCTTGTTGTCCCGCTGTTATTATCAATGGCGTTCCGGTAAACTTGCAGTTGTAGAGTGAACCCATAGCATTGCCGAGGCCAGGCGCCACGTGCACGTTGCACGCAACCAACTCACCCGTTGCCCGGGAATACCCATCAGCCATCGCAACCACAATCGCTTCATGCATTCCCATAACGTAGGTTAGATCTGGATGGTCCTTAAGGGCATGCATAATTGGCAGCTCTGTAGTTCCAGGGTTACCAAAAAGATGGGAAACACCTTGAGCTTTTAGCAGCGTAAGGAATGCCGATCGTCCGGAAATCTGGTTCGCAGCCATGACACGCCCTTTCAGGCAACAGAGAAATTAAAATATTGCTCTTATTATATCGCAATATTTATACATTCGCCTAAAGAGCTGAGTCTAGGCTGCTCTATCCGACACGCAAGAAGCCGTGATAAAGGTTTGAGCGCTCCCTAGCAAAGAACGAGAGTTAGTGAAGGTTTCTTGCACCCAATGCTAGCCTCTACCAATATCTGGTGACAGGCAAACTACAAGCTTATTGACTGGCAGAGAAAACCTGCATTGATTACCCTTCCCCTGCTTTTCAAAAAATCTCTCAAGCTGCATTAGCATATGATCTTTTTCCTGGGGGGCTACCACAAACGATGCATAGAAGAACCCTGCTACTTCCCTTGCTAAAACATCAGGCGTAGCATCCAAATAAAAGACCATAGGCTCGATTTCCACTTCCGCATCAGTAAAAGTTTGTTTCGCAAGTCGCGCGAGAGATGCCCCCTCACGTACACGAGGGTCACCCAAGTCGATCCCACCGTATCTAGGGTGCTGCTGTTTAACAAAAGAATAAATTATCTTGTGTAATTCATCATAACCTGGTGCGGTTTTGGGATCTCCATCCACAATAGCTGCGAAAACTCCATTCTTTTTCAGCACCCTCTTAACTTCCCGTAACACCAAAGGAACCTGGTCCATCAGTGTTAAAGCCCAATGACACAGAACAATGTCAAAGAAATCATCGTCTATAAAATGTAGGTCCTGTGCAACACCCACATACAAATTATTTTCTAATTCAGGGTTGCGTTGTCGAGCTAATACTAGCTCCTCAACACTCATATCAACACCAATTAATTCTGAGCTTGGTTCACACCGCTGTCGACATAATTCAAGTAAAACACCGCTGCCGCAAGCAAGATCCAAAA
Proteins encoded:
- a CDS encoding class I SAM-dependent methyltransferase, which codes for MNKPIYDESYWMQCLMRGEQPSDESLREHLLLVHRNHPGFAESCALKCRDSLGRNSYELLAGVMDPKRHSHILDLACGSGVLLELCRQRCEPSSELIGVDMSVEELVLARQRNPELENNLYVGVAQDLHFIDDDFFDIVLCHWALTLMDQVPLVLREVKRVLKKNGVFAAIVDGDPKTAPGYDELHKIIYSFVKQQHPRYGGIDLGDPRVREGASLARLAKQTFTDAEVEIEPMVFYLDATPDVLAREVAGFFYASFVVAPQEKDHMLMQLERFFEKQGKGNQCRFSLPVNKLVVCLSPDIGRG